A section of the Arthrobacter sp. Marseille-P9274 genome encodes:
- a CDS encoding TipAS antibiotic-recognition domain-containing protein, protein MTTGPERRTAEWSIQEVARAAGTTSRTLRHYQDVGLLVPSRIGHNGYRYYDGGCLLRLQRILLLRGLGLGLPGIAAVLEGSADTTEALRGHLELLLQEKERLERQIESVRTTIRKTERGEELMAEEMFKGFDHTQYKEEVEERWGKDAYARGDRWWRGLTEAERSAWQERNRRLMQDWIAAADSGAAPDSAEAQELARRQFDWLAAANGGQDVSYGYFTGLGEMYVADPRFGANYGGETGASFVRDAMQVYADRHLA, encoded by the coding sequence ATGACAACAGGACCGGAACGCCGGACCGCAGAATGGTCCATACAGGAGGTGGCCAGGGCGGCCGGCACCACCAGCCGGACGCTGCGGCACTACCAGGACGTCGGGCTGCTGGTGCCGAGCAGGATCGGGCACAACGGCTACCGCTATTACGACGGCGGATGCCTCCTTCGGCTGCAGCGGATCCTTCTGCTGCGCGGACTGGGGCTGGGGCTGCCCGGGATTGCCGCCGTGCTTGAAGGCAGCGCGGACACGACCGAGGCGCTGCGCGGGCACCTGGAGCTGCTGCTGCAGGAAAAGGAGCGCCTCGAGCGGCAGATCGAGTCCGTCCGGACCACCATCAGGAAGACAGAGAGGGGCGAGGAGCTCATGGCCGAGGAAATGTTCAAGGGGTTCGACCACACGCAGTACAAGGAGGAGGTCGAGGAGCGCTGGGGCAAGGACGCGTATGCCAGGGGCGACCGCTGGTGGCGCGGCCTGACCGAGGCGGAACGGTCGGCCTGGCAGGAGCGGAACCGGCGGCTGATGCAGGACTGGATCGCCGCGGCGGATTCGGGTGCGGCGCCGGACAGCGCGGAGGCGCAGGAGCTGGCGCGGCGGCAGTTCGACTGGCTGGCCGCGGCCAACGGCGGGCAGGACGTGTCCTACGGCTACTTCACCGGGCTCGGCGAGATGTACGTAGCGGACCCGCGCTTCGGCGCCAACTACGGCGGCGAAACCGGGGCCTCGTTCGTGCGCGACGCGATGCAGGTCTACGCGGACCGGCACCTGGCGTAG
- a CDS encoding DMT family transporter, translating to MRSERPRVHPAREGIRLPAPLALGLALLGGSGLAVQSRVTSELGIVLQDRLGAALASFATGLIAVLAFALLRPASRARLRAVPAVLKRREYPRWWLVAGTIGAFYIFAQAATVGPIGLSLFTIAIVTGQMVSSLAVDRMGLGPGRKIGVSGARVAGAVLAFAAAVVAASAHFAADGRPGGNGPDGGPLVLLMLIPLFSGLLQSVQQGMLGQIGTVHGSPVISTFLNFAAGTAVLLVLWAAQAVLTGRAVLVTGPWWLYIGGPLGALVLASATISVASTGVLLTSLTVICGQLVGSVVLDIAWPSAGSTVGPLTLAGIALTAVAMLVATGKPGAWLHRRRD from the coding sequence GTGCGATCCGAGCGTCCCCGAGTCCATCCCGCGCGCGAAGGCATCCGGCTGCCGGCGCCGCTGGCGTTGGGGCTGGCGCTCCTGGGCGGGTCCGGGCTGGCGGTGCAGAGCCGGGTGACCAGCGAGCTCGGCATCGTGCTGCAGGACCGGCTGGGCGCGGCGCTGGCGAGCTTTGCTACCGGGCTGATCGCGGTGCTGGCCTTCGCGCTGCTGCGGCCGGCCTCCCGGGCCAGGCTCCGCGCGGTCCCGGCGGTCCTGAAGCGCCGCGAGTATCCGCGCTGGTGGCTGGTGGCCGGAACGATCGGCGCGTTCTATATTTTCGCCCAGGCCGCCACGGTCGGTCCGATCGGACTGTCCCTGTTCACCATCGCGATCGTCACGGGCCAGATGGTCTCGAGCCTCGCCGTCGACCGGATGGGGCTGGGGCCGGGCCGAAAGATCGGCGTCAGCGGTGCCCGGGTGGCGGGGGCCGTGCTGGCCTTCGCCGCCGCGGTTGTCGCGGCGAGCGCGCATTTCGCTGCCGACGGGCGGCCCGGCGGCAACGGGCCGGACGGCGGTCCGCTGGTCCTGCTCATGCTGATCCCGCTGTTCTCCGGGCTGCTGCAGAGCGTGCAGCAGGGCATGCTCGGCCAGATCGGCACCGTGCACGGCAGCCCGGTCATCTCCACGTTCCTGAACTTCGCCGCCGGGACGGCCGTGCTGCTGGTCCTGTGGGCGGCGCAGGCCGTGCTGACGGGCCGGGCGGTGCTGGTGACCGGACCATGGTGGCTGTACATCGGCGGCCCGCTCGGGGCGCTGGTCCTGGCGAGCGCAACCATCAGCGTTGCGAGCACCGGCGTCCTGCTGACCAGTCTCACGGTGATCTGCGGCCAGCTGGTCGGTTCTGTCGTGCTGGACATCGCCTGGCCCTCGGCCGGGAGCACGGTGGGGCCGCTGACCCTCGCCGGGATTGCCCTGACGGCGGTGGCCATGCTGGTCGCCACCGGCAAGCCCGGCGCCTGGCTTCACCGCCGCAGGGACTGA
- a CDS encoding GTP pyrophosphokinase family protein: MGRHWDRLDDSLRPQVQASTDEFERVRPELEKVTREMQSTIRDVFRDAEPAPLFVAARTKSLESFRDKASRTMLAQEPGHPPVLEFPDPLRQLNDLVGVRVIVSLPHEIREAAHLLKRQRSEFDCRSDREKDIGYIESGTYGYSSRHLIMRTIQNDVVKEYQRVLGEPAKPNGSYIFEVQIRTILAHAWSEIEHGIRFKAADPRAWSPYFDRQFIATAAMLESVETVFSELHERYEAVTGYWDEDGEGDAPLTPNRIREVWQTLLPHVDRKADDDWGWAAELLAAHGLRRTIELAGLLEADAITKVRRALEHRYSPGPDRLLDDVLLWRFGKRHIELTAGDDNHRRESLLRRHRQMEAYRQAHEGDG; the protein is encoded by the coding sequence ATGGGCAGGCACTGGGACCGGCTCGATGATAGCCTGCGCCCGCAGGTCCAGGCCAGCACCGACGAGTTCGAGCGCGTGCGCCCGGAGCTCGAGAAGGTCACGCGGGAGATGCAGTCGACCATCCGGGACGTGTTCCGGGACGCGGAACCCGCGCCGCTGTTCGTCGCCGCCCGGACCAAGAGCCTCGAGTCCTTCCGCGACAAGGCGTCCCGGACCATGCTTGCGCAGGAGCCTGGCCACCCGCCGGTGCTCGAGTTCCCGGATCCGCTGCGGCAGCTGAACGACCTGGTCGGCGTGCGCGTGATCGTCAGCCTGCCGCACGAAATCCGCGAGGCCGCGCACCTGCTCAAGCGCCAGCGCAGCGAGTTCGACTGCCGCAGCGACCGGGAGAAGGACATCGGCTACATCGAGTCCGGCACCTACGGCTACTCCAGCCGGCACCTGATCATGCGGACCATCCAGAACGACGTCGTCAAGGAGTACCAGCGCGTGCTCGGCGAGCCGGCCAAGCCGAACGGCAGCTACATCTTCGAGGTCCAGATCCGGACGATCCTGGCGCACGCGTGGTCCGAGATCGAGCACGGCATCCGGTTCAAGGCGGCGGATCCGCGGGCCTGGAGCCCGTACTTCGACCGCCAGTTCATCGCGACGGCGGCGATGCTGGAATCCGTGGAGACCGTCTTCTCCGAACTGCACGAACGCTACGAGGCGGTGACCGGCTACTGGGACGAGGACGGCGAGGGGGACGCGCCGCTGACGCCCAACCGGATCCGGGAGGTGTGGCAGACGCTGCTGCCGCACGTGGACAGGAAGGCCGACGACGACTGGGGCTGGGCGGCCGAGCTGCTCGCCGCCCACGGGCTGCGCCGGACGATCGAGCTGGCGGGGCTGCTCGAGGCGGACGCGATCACCAAGGTCCGGCGGGCGCTGGAGCACCGCTACTCCCCCGGACCCGACCGGCTCCTGGACGACGTCCTGCTCTGGCGCTTCGGCAAGCGGCACATCGAGCTCACCGCCGGGGACGACAACCATCGGCGCGAGAGCCTGCTCCGGCGGCACCGGCAGATGGAGGCGTACCGGCAGGCCCACGAGGGCGACGGCTGA
- a CDS encoding acyl-CoA dehydrogenase family protein yields the protein MSTGTDRHATAGGGANVSEREAREVAEQARESEWRRPSFAKNLYLGRFDLGLIHPHPVPTPDAEAAGESFLVRLEEYARTMDGARIERESLIPDEYLAELARLGAFGMKIPVEYGGLGLSLLHYGRALMLLGSVHPSLGALLSAHQSIGVPEPVKVFGTEAQKRQFLPRCAGGAVSAFLLTEPDVGSDPARLGTTAVPTDDGAAYLLNGTKLWTTNGVIAELAVIMAKVPPHNGGPGGITAFVVEADSAGITVENRNAFMGLRGIENGLTRFDNVRVPAENRLGKEGQGLKIALTTLNTGRLSIPALCAASGKWSLKIAREWSGARVQWGRPIGKHEAVSQKLAFIAATAFALEAVFELSASMADVGARDIRIEAALAKLWSSEMACRIADELVQLRGGRGYETAASLAARGERAVPAEQQLRDLRINRIFEGSSEIMRLLIAREAVDAHLAAAGELASADADLAAKAKAAMGASGFYARWLPGLFAGEGMNPTAYRDFGELAGHLRFVERSSRKLARHTFAGMGRWQARLEHHQVFLGRIVDIGAELFTMAACCSRAQLLLSQQPERGKAAYELADTFCLQSRERVRTLFADLWRNSDASDKRLADRVLGGNYAWLESGVLDPSEGTGPWIAEPADGSPAKEDLHRRYR from the coding sequence ATGAGCACTGGAACCGATCGTCACGCGACCGCCGGCGGAGGGGCCAACGTCAGCGAGCGCGAAGCCCGGGAGGTGGCCGAACAGGCGCGCGAGTCCGAGTGGCGGCGGCCCAGCTTTGCCAAGAACCTGTACCTGGGCCGGTTCGATCTTGGGCTGATCCATCCGCATCCGGTGCCCACGCCCGACGCCGAGGCCGCGGGCGAATCCTTCCTGGTGCGGCTCGAGGAGTACGCGCGGACCATGGACGGTGCGCGGATTGAACGTGAGTCGCTGATTCCGGACGAGTATCTGGCGGAGCTGGCGCGGCTCGGCGCCTTCGGCATGAAGATCCCCGTGGAATACGGCGGCCTGGGGCTGTCCCTGCTGCACTACGGGCGGGCGCTGATGCTGCTCGGTTCGGTCCACCCCAGCCTGGGGGCGCTGCTCTCCGCGCACCAGTCGATCGGCGTGCCGGAGCCGGTCAAGGTCTTCGGCACCGAGGCGCAGAAGCGGCAGTTCCTTCCCCGTTGCGCGGGCGGCGCCGTTTCGGCGTTCCTGCTGACGGAGCCGGATGTCGGCTCGGACCCGGCGCGCCTCGGCACCACCGCGGTGCCGACGGACGACGGTGCGGCCTACCTGCTCAACGGAACCAAGCTCTGGACGACCAACGGCGTCATCGCCGAGCTCGCCGTGATCATGGCCAAGGTTCCGCCGCACAACGGCGGCCCGGGCGGCATCACGGCGTTTGTGGTGGAGGCCGATTCGGCCGGCATCACCGTGGAGAACCGCAACGCCTTCATGGGTTTGCGCGGGATCGAGAACGGACTGACCCGGTTCGATAACGTGCGGGTGCCGGCGGAGAACCGGCTCGGGAAGGAAGGCCAGGGCCTGAAGATCGCCCTGACTACGCTCAACACTGGCCGGCTCTCCATCCCGGCGCTCTGCGCCGCGTCCGGGAAATGGTCGCTGAAGATCGCGCGCGAGTGGTCCGGCGCCCGGGTGCAGTGGGGCCGGCCGATCGGCAAGCACGAGGCGGTCAGCCAGAAGCTCGCGTTCATCGCGGCGACGGCGTTCGCGCTGGAGGCGGTGTTCGAGCTGTCCGCGTCGATGGCTGATGTCGGGGCGCGGGACATCAGGATCGAGGCGGCCCTGGCCAAGCTCTGGTCGAGCGAGATGGCGTGCCGCATCGCCGACGAACTCGTCCAGCTGCGCGGCGGCCGCGGCTACGAGACGGCGGCCTCGCTGGCGGCGCGCGGCGAACGCGCGGTCCCGGCCGAGCAGCAGCTGCGCGACCTGCGGATCAACCGCATCTTCGAGGGCTCCAGTGAGATCATGCGCCTGCTGATCGCGAGGGAAGCCGTCGATGCCCACCTGGCCGCGGCCGGGGAACTGGCCTCCGCCGATGCCGACCTCGCGGCGAAGGCCAAGGCGGCGATGGGTGCGAGCGGCTTCTACGCACGCTGGCTGCCCGGCCTGTTCGCCGGCGAGGGCATGAACCCGACCGCCTACCGGGACTTCGGCGAGCTGGCCGGCCATCTCCGCTTTGTCGAACGCAGCAGCCGCAAGCTGGCCCGGCACACCTTCGCGGGCATGGGCCGCTGGCAGGCCAGGCTGGAGCACCACCAGGTCTTCCTCGGCCGGATCGTGGACATCGGCGCCGAGCTCTTCACCATGGCCGCCTGCTGCAGCCGCGCCCAGCTGCTGCTGTCCCAGCAGCCGGAGCGCGGCAAGGCGGCCTACGAGCTGGCGGACACGTTCTGCCTTCAGTCCCGCGAGCGGGTGCGGACGCTGTTCGCGGACCTGTGGCGCAACTCCGACGCGTCAGATAAGCGCCTGGCGGACCGGGTCCTCGGCGGGAACTACGCCTGGCTGGAAAGCGGCGTGCTCGACCCGTCCGAGGGCACCGGGCCGTGGATCGCGGAGCCGGCTGACGGTTCTCCCGCGAAGGAGGACCTGCACCGCCGCTACCGCTAG